The sequence below is a genomic window from Lolium perenne isolate Kyuss_39 chromosome 7, Kyuss_2.0, whole genome shotgun sequence.
AATATCCTTTGAAGCATATCCTACATGATTGAAAGGATGTTTTGTTGCCGAAAAACATATGATCAATGTAAATTTTACTGCAAAGTGTAGTGCAAATAAATACATATTGCAGTTCTACAAAATCAAACAACCGGGCTAGTATAAGAAATCATAAGGATTACAATCCGCCAATTCTCTTTGGAAACTTCTTTGAAGGGCGCCCTAGTAGTCAGCACATCTATGTCATTGTGTGTACATGCTTATATAATTAACATACTCCTCTAAAAAACATTAACTCGGAAGACAATCTGCCGCTTGATTGGCCGATGTTGTTAACCTCGGCAGACAACCTCTTGCTTCGGCAGCAAGCCAGAGCACGCGGGATGGTGAATGTGTCATGGAAAATACCGGTGGCAATAGCAGGGATATCAGAAAACTCCAAAGCCTCACGTCGATTTCGGTGCACTACGCAGCCGACTCGCGTATGATCCAGCGCATTCTCTTGAGGTctaagagcaggtctaacagaccccgtaaaaggagcaaacccgtataataaccgccgatttgagggtttcggctctacccggccgtctagcacgccccgtaaaaacggcccccgaatcgttttttgctgttttcgagtacggggcgggtcgtcgccccctacttgtgcggggtgggagctGGGATAGTGGGCGAAGCCAGTATCCCAATTCCGAAAGCGCGCGCGGACATTTCAGTTCCCCCCACCCGTTttcccccgcgcgccgccgccgccacccgcgcgccgccgccgcaatCCGTCAGATCCGCGCCCCTCCGCCGTCCGCCGAGCCGCGTCGAGGTTCGTCGACGCCCGCCGCACCTCCGCCGCACCCCCGCCGAAGTTCCGCGTCCCTCCGCGCGCGCCGCCCGCCCTCCCGCCGTGGTCTTCTCCGCCGGTGAGTATTCCGCCGCGTTCTTCTTCGTTGCCGCCGGTAAATTGGTCGGATTTGGGGCTGATGTATGGTACACCGTGGTAGATGGCTTCGGAGGATGTGCACATGGCGGATTTGGACGCGACGTCGACCGATTGGTCGTCGTCGGATTCCGACGATTCGGATATCGACGAGTTGCTCAACGACGACGAGACGGAGATGATGCTGCTCCTGTTCGGCTTGAAGCAAACGGAGGACCGCATGAAGCTGCTGGATCAGCGGAAAGGATCCGTGATGGGGCGTATGTGCATTCCGCGGAACCGCGCGCTCGGCCACGAACAGCTGATGCAAGATTATTTCGCCGAGGTACCGACCTATCCTCCCCGCCTCTTCCGTAGACGGTACCGAATGCGTAGGACTTTGTTCGAGAAAATCGTCAAAGATTGCGAGGCAAATTGCGATTATTTCAAGCAAAGAAGAAATGCTGCCCAAGTCATGGGATTTAGCCCATACCAAAAAAAATCTGCCGCCATGAGGGTTATTGCATACGGTATACCAGCAGATTATACCGATGAGTACCTTCGCATTGGTGTGCAAACAACCACGGATTGCGTGCGTATGTTTGCCAAGATGGTGATCAAGTTGTATGGAGAGAAGTATCTCCGAGCTCCAAATGAGGAtgatacaaaaaggctcatggagatcaatgaaaagagggggtagccggggatgcttggtagtttggattgcatgcattggacatggaaaaatTGTCCAAAAGCATGGCATGGAATGTATTGTGGCAAAAGCCGTGATGCTACCATTGTTCTTGAAGCTGTGGCCTCTCAAGACTTATAAATTTGGTATGCTTTTTTTGAATTGCCGGGGACACTCAACGACATCAACATCTTGAATAGATCCCCTTTGTTTGCAAGACAAGTTAAAGGTGATGCTCCACCTTGTAACTACAAAGTTATGAACAATGAGTACACCATGGGGTACTATCTCACAGATGGTATTTACCCTAACTATGCAACCCTTGTCAAGTccataaaagagaaaaaggacaggcctttgacaagaaaggaagcttgcttcaccaaaaatcaagaggcatgccgcaaggatattgagagagcttttggtgtcctgcaagcaaggtttgcaatTGTCAGGGGTCCTGCTAGGTTTTGGGACAAGGAAACTCTTGTTGATgtcatgacatgttgtgtgattcttcacaacatgatcattgaagatgaaagaggtttaaacttgccatgtttctatgacaatgttggcacccgAGTGCAGCCCGAGAGGAACCCTGATCGGCTTGAAGCTTTTCTTGCAGCTCATCGAGGCATTGAAAATGCCGAGACTCATCACCAGCTCACCCAAGATTTGATTGAACACCATTGGCAGTTGCATGGCCAATGATTTATTACATTCATTTCCCattgttgtatgtgtgaaacattcatttcctatttgttctatgtgtgaaacatttgttatttgtttaattcttccattagaacatttgttgacatttccgaaaaacattattgtaataattaagacgattattgtgtgatgtaaaacatttattttatgtgaatggtgtgttggttctaatattcaatttgtcaaaaaaccctgttttgaggggttgacaactcggacgagctagcagaccccgtattccaccccgtaaaacagagcgaaaagtgaatacagggccctctactcgcgttttaaggggcgaaaaaatacggggtctgttagacatgctctaagttaCCATTGCTAGTAAACATTAGCCGGCCAGAGCCATCAAACGACGAATCCTATTAAACTACGCTTCAATGAGAAGTTTCCTAGTTTGGATTTTTGCATAAGTAAGCTTCTTCAACTCGACGTGCACCATGGATTTAGTGTCGCTGCCAATACATTCAGGTAGGTGACATGTATCCGACTCAGGAGGCAGACATATATAACTCGTCGTAAATTCCCAGGCAAGGGCAATTGCCTTGAAATGTCTACACTTGATCTCATCCCTGTCAGCGAGACTCATGTTGCCAATGGGTACGAGATTTTGGTCACACTGATGTGGCTTTGTACGCGAGTAGGTGTTGTATCATTGTTATTGTTATCTTTCGTAAGTTCCATTGTGGTAGTTTGTAGACTCCTTTGTACTACTCCAGTAGGTTGCAATTGCTCGCTCATGTGTAGCTGGCCAATATTTGTCCGGCCGATCAGGGTCGAAGCTGAAAAAAATGGCACTGGAGTCATCAGTATAATATCTCTATTACACTGGGGTCAGCCTCTATAAATTACCACTACATAATGCTAAATAATGAAGGATCTTACATTTTCCATTGGGGTAGGTGACCCCATCGGCCTCAAGGCAGCTCCGTCCGCGGCCGATCGGAATCATTTCGGGATATTATTCGGTCGGCCGTAGCTGCCTTGTTCTAACGGTGCAGTTTTTTTCAGCTGTATATGTACTAGCCTACTAGGTGCAAACATGGCTAGGAGTCTTGGAACGAAGTAGTCTTGGTGCTGTGGCCAACTGACCATGCTACATGTCCTAGCCTTTGGATCGCCCCAACCAGACACGATAGAGAATGCAGTAAATTTTTGGATGAGATTTGGTACCTTCCACACTAGTGATCTAGTATTACTATCATCGAGTGGGGAAGGCCATTGAGAAAATCACAAGGGTTAGCAATGTCACTACAGGAAACGCACAAGGTGCCCAAGGCCATCCTCTATATCAACGGCTAAATGTCGTGGCCCTTGGCACATGACCGTTCCGGTCAGGCCAGCAGGAAACCGTCGGTACAGGAAAGCCGTCGGCTCAGGAAGACCTATGCCGACGGCAACCATCGGCACAGTTTCGGCCATCGACACAACCTCTCCATTGTAACAACGAGGTAACAACGTTAGGCatgtgtcaccgtcggcacaactTTCAGCCCCGTGTCGGCGGCTTTGCTGTGCCGACAGCTATTTTCAATTTTACCACATTAATCTTTTAAAAATCATTACTAAATCATTATAATTcataaaatataaataatatatcaaaaatttcagaaaaataagAGCTATCTTGGAAAAATATCAAACATCAATTATCTCAAAAAACCTTCTCAGAAATGAGCTATCATTTGCGATGTTTCATGGCTTTCACGCCCGAACGACCAATGCTATGGCTAGAATCGTCGCATACATTGTGATAATATGgc
It includes:
- the LOC127313339 gene encoding uncharacterized protein, with protein sequence MASEDVHMADLDATSTDWSSSDSDDSDIDELLNDDETEMMLLLFGLKQTEDRMKLLDQRKGSVMGRMCIPRNRALGHEQLMQDYFAEVPTYPPRLFRRRYRMRRTLFEKIVKDCEANCDYFKQRRNAAQVMGFSPYQKKSAAMRVIAYGIPADYTDEYLRIGVQTTTDCVRMFAKMVIKLYGEKYLRAPNEDDTKRLMEINEKRG